In the genome of Leishmania braziliensis MHOM/BR/75/M2904 WGS CADA00000000 data, contig 98, whole genome shotgun sequence, one region contains:
- a CDS encoding amastin-like protein, which yields MKWNPPLIAYAIIQLIAFFFVLLATPIDMYRFRREYITPNTTVTTLWGVKMGPLNTTNVIPTYILWRQCPARLNRFLLAQAFAVISILIYGAATVLGFIKLYCCDRLRMVCVVLNSVGAVTLCIVWGVVAMTYHMYEGPDCWQESVFSTYGAGFVLLLLAWLLDLFNIVILLLPLIFPEKHVEKNRKVACNEAQGIHPRDIFNDSWREAWQEQLYRQWRGG from the coding sequence ATGAAGTGGAATCCCCCCCTTATTGCCTACGCGATCATACAGCTCATCGcgttcttttttgttttgttggCTACCCCCATCGACATGTATCGCTTCAGAAGGGAATACATTACCCCCAACACCACCGTCACAACTCTATGGGGCGTAAAGATGGGTCCTCTCAACACCACCAACGTCATACCGACATACATCTTGTGGAGACAATGTCCGGCACGCCTAAACCGCTTCCTTCTTGCTCAGGCGTTCGCTGTGATCTCTATCCTCATCTACGGCGCGGCAACCGTCTTGGGCTTCATCAAGCTGTACTGCTGCGATCGGCTCCGCATGGTCTGCGTGGTGCTGAACAGTGTTGGTGCTGTCACGTTGTGCATTGTCTGGGGGGTGGTAGCGATGACATACCACATGTATGAAGGCCCTGACTGTTGGCAAGAGAGTGTTTTCTCCACCTACGGTGCCGGATTTGTTCTCTTACTGCTAGCCTGGCTCCTCGATCTCTTCAACATCGTCATCCTGCTGCTCCCGCTAATCTTTCCAGAAAAACATGTggagaaaaacagaaaagtTGCCTGCAATGAAGCTCAGGGGATACACCCAAGAGACATTTTCAACGATAGCTGGAGGGAAGCCTGGCAAGAACAGTTATACCGACAGTGGAGGGGTGGCTAG